A single window of Candidatus Methanomethylicota archaeon DNA harbors:
- a CDS encoding Mov34/MPN/PAD-1 family protein codes for MIEKVIVNREALKVFLNFCKCFHPRENIMLIRGKIKNKIAEVKEFLIPPFSNYGEGFSSLPLFTLPLDFSIIGIAHSHPSGDASPSLEDLNNFYGKIMIITSYPYNDISVYDSKAKKIPFEIIKL; via the coding sequence TTGATAGAAAAAGTAATAGTTAATAGAGAAGCTTTGAAAGTTTTTTTAAATTTTTGTAAGTGTTTTCATCCAAGAGAAAATATAATGTTAATAAGAGGAAAAATAAAAAATAAAATTGCAGAAGTGAAAGAATTTCTTATTCCACCATTTTCAAATTATGGAGAAGGATTTTCTTCACTTCCACTATTCACATTACCTTTAGATTTTAGTATAATTGGAATAGCTCATTCTCATCCTAGTGGTGATGCATCTCCATCTCTTGAAGATTTAAATAATTTTTATGGAAAAATTATGATTATTACAAGTTATCCCTATAATGATATAAGTGTTTATGATAGTAAAGCAAAAAAGATACCTTTTGAAATTATAAAGTTGTGA
- a CDS encoding histidinol phosphate phosphatase domain-containing protein, with protein sequence MQGIYDFHIHSIFSDGELLPSEIVRRAYVLGNRVIAITDHIDESNIEEVIRVINKASKFISEYYKDFSLIPGVEITHVPPESIPILAKKAKSLGAKIVIVHGETLVEPVPPNTNSIACKCQDVDILAHPGIISEQDVINAKENEVFLEISYRKGHCLGNGHVAKLALKIGAKLLVNSDAHDTEDFLSLEMALSIAKGAGLDDEKAYEVIYKNPKLLLEKLDL encoded by the coding sequence ATGCAAGGAATATATGATTTTCATATTCATTCTATTTTTAGTGATGGTGAATTATTACCATCAGAAATTGTGAGAAGAGCTTATGTATTAGGTAATAGAGTTATTGCCATTACTGATCACATAGACGAATCAAATATTGAAGAAGTTATAAGAGTTATAAATAAAGCTTCAAAATTCATATCTGAATATTATAAAGATTTTTCATTAATTCCTGGTGTAGAAATTACTCACGTCCCCCCTGAAAGTATTCCTATATTAGCAAAAAAAGCAAAATCTTTAGGTGCAAAAATTGTTATAGTTCATGGAGAGACTTTAGTAGAACCAGTCCCCCCTAATACAAACTCTATAGCATGTAAATGCCAAGATGTAGACATACTAGCCCATCCTGGTATAATTTCTGAACAAGATGTTATAAATGCAAAAGAAAATGAAGTATTTCTTGAGATATCTTATAGAAAAGGACATTGTCTTGGAAATGGTCATGTTGCAAAACTTGCTTTAAAAATAGGAGCAAAACTACTTGTTAATTCTGATGCTCATGATACTGAAGATTTTTTATCTTTAGAAATGGCATTATCTATTGCAAAAGGTGCTGGATTAGATGATGAAAAAGCATATGAAGTAATTTATAAAAATCCAAAATTACTTTTAGAAAAATTAGATTTATGA
- a CDS encoding HesA/MoeB/ThiF family protein has protein sequence MERYSRQILIKGFGEEGQRKLRSAKVVVAGIGGIGSAASYYLAAAGVGYLRIIDYDIVDISNLNRQILHWTNDIGRPKVESAAMKLSLLNPEIKIDPINEKITEDNVNELLKGMDIIVDGQDNLKTRMMINEFAIKNCKPYIYGAVYGMEGFLMTIIPNIGPCLRCLYPYESKAKDVIPVLGTTPGIIGCLEATEAIKIITGLGKPSIGRLIIYDGENMSFHELLISKNPQCPICSK, from the coding sequence TTGGAAAGATATTCTAGACAAATTTTAATTAAAGGATTTGGAGAAGAAGGTCAAAGAAAGCTTAGAAGTGCTAAAGTAGTAGTTGCAGGAATTGGAGGAATTGGAAGTGCAGCTTCATATTATTTAGCAGCTGCTGGTGTTGGTTATTTAAGAATAATAGATTATGATATTGTTGATATATCAAATTTAAATCGACAAATTCTACATTGGACAAATGATATTGGAAGACCAAAAGTAGAATCTGCAGCAATGAAACTTTCTCTTTTAAATCCAGAAATTAAAATAGACCCAATAAATGAAAAAATTACTGAAGATAATGTAAATGAATTATTAAAAGGAATGGATATAATAGTAGATGGACAAGATAATTTAAAAACAAGAATGATGATAAATGAATTTGCTATAAAGAATTGTAAACCTTATATTTATGGTGCAGTATATGGAATGGAAGGATTTTTAATGACAATAATTCCGAATATTGGTCCATGTCTTCGTTGTTTATATCCATATGAATCTAAAGCTAAAGATGTAATTCCAGTTCTAGGAACAACTCCTGGTATAATTGGTTGTCTCGAAGCTACTGAGGCTATAAAAATTATAACTGGATTGGGCAAGCCTTCTATTGGTAGATTAATTATATATGATGGAGAGAATATGAGTTTTCATGAACTTTTAATATCTAAAAATCCTCAATGCCCTATATGTAGTAAATAA
- the pscS gene encoding O-phospho-L-seryl-tRNA:Cys-tRNA synthase, protein MKIPKYRLEKYKNLKRLFSEDEYLNIHPIQRGGVLTEEAMKAIIEFGDGYSVCDLCPPKSARLDMITSPPIKDFYEDLAEFLGMDYARVVTRCREAIFIAFRMLGERGDYVIIDSNAHYSTYLAAEFAELKIKEVPNSGYPEFKINLESYEEKINEVKKETGKFPIAIFLTHVDYLYGNLNDAKIVGKIAKDYGIPFILNCAYSAGIMPINGKELYADVITSSGHKSWAASAPIGIIAFNKSLYDKITAKPKIKGDLTNRSFEIKELALLGCTVMGAPLMTLMASFPHIVERVEKWDEEVNKARYIVNELEKIEGFKQLGVKPKMHTLIHMESESFYKVSLNHKRKGYFLYEELKERKIVGIQPGLTKHFKFNIYGLSWNQIKYLRDAFFEIAEKYGIKHS, encoded by the coding sequence ATGAAAATACCAAAGTATAGACTTGAGAAATATAAAAATCTCAAGAGATTATTTTCTGAAGATGAATATTTGAATATTCACCCTATACAAAGAGGAGGAGTTTTAACAGAAGAAGCTATGAAAGCAATAATTGAATTTGGAGATGGTTATTCTGTATGTGATTTATGTCCTCCAAAAAGTGCAAGATTAGATATGATAACTTCTCCACCAATAAAAGATTTTTATGAAGATCTTGCAGAATTCCTTGGTATGGATTATGCAAGAGTAGTAACTAGATGTAGAGAGGCTATTTTTATAGCATTTAGAATGCTTGGAGAAAGAGGAGATTACGTCATAATTGATAGTAATGCTCACTATTCTACATATCTTGCAGCTGAATTTGCAGAATTAAAAATAAAAGAAGTTCCAAATTCTGGTTATCCAGAATTTAAAATTAATTTAGAATCTTATGAAGAAAAAATTAATGAAGTAAAAAAAGAGACTGGTAAATTTCCAATAGCCATATTTCTTACACATGTAGATTATTTATATGGAAATTTAAATGATGCTAAAATAGTTGGAAAAATTGCAAAAGATTATGGAATACCATTTATACTAAATTGTGCTTATAGTGCAGGAATTATGCCAATTAATGGAAAAGAATTGTATGCAGATGTAATTACTAGTAGTGGACATAAAAGTTGGGCAGCAAGTGCTCCAATAGGAATAATTGCATTTAATAAATCTTTATATGATAAAATAACTGCAAAACCCAAAATAAAAGGAGATTTAACTAATAGAAGTTTTGAAATAAAAGAATTAGCACTTTTAGGATGTACAGTAATGGGAGCTCCATTAATGACGTTAATGGCATCCTTTCCTCATATAGTAGAAAGAGTAGAAAAATGGGATGAAGAAGTTAATAAAGCAAGATATATTGTGAATGAATTAGAAAAAATAGAAGGATTTAAACAATTAGGAGTAAAACCAAAAATGCATACACTTATACATATGGAAAGTGAAAGTTTTTATAAAGTATCATTAAATCATAAAAGAAAAGGTTATTTTCTTTATGAAGAATTAAAAGAAAGAAAAATTGTAGGAATACAACCTGGACTTACAAAACATTTTAAATTTAATATTTATGGACTTTCATGGAATCAAATAAAATATTTAAGAGATGCTTTTTTTGAAATAGCTGAAAAATATGGTATAAAACATTCATAA
- a CDS encoding universal stress protein: MYKKILVGVDGSEDSKKACEVAVELAKKLGSDLIIATVYSPPPIAMGDIPPYPPTVPKEIEEKLKTMLNELEEKAKKEGVNVESKIIPAWVAPGAGLVVEAEKLGCALIVVGSRGLRGLKRALIGSVADYVVKNSDCSVLVVR, from the coding sequence ATGTATAAAAAAATACTAGTTGGTGTTGATGGCTCAGAAGATTCAAAAAAGGCTTGTGAAGTTGCTGTTGAATTAGCAAAAAAACTTGGCTCTGATTTAATTATTGCAACAGTCTATTCTCCCCCTCCAATAGCAATGGGAGACATTCCACCATATCCACCTACTGTTCCAAAAGAAATTGAAGAAAAATTAAAAACAATGCTTAATGAATTAGAAGAAAAAGCAAAGAAAGAGGGAGTTAATGTAGAATCAAAAATAATTCCTGCTTGGGTAGCTCCTGGTGCTGGATTAGTTGTGGAAGCTGAAAAATTGGGATGTGCTTTAATAGTCGTAGGTTCAAGAGGTCTCAGAGGATTAAAGAGAGCCTTAATTGGAAGTGTTGCTGATTACGTTGTAAAAAATTCAGATTGTAGCGTACTAGTAGTACGCTAA
- a CDS encoding HIT domain-containing protein, whose amino-acid sequence MKILWAPWRVEFITEKKNICIFCEISKEKDNFKNLVFDKRNYVFAMLNKYPYNSGHIMIAPYRHVINIEELNNEEWMEIFQVMKDCLKILKKLMSPDGFNIGFNIGKASGAGYEHIHLHIVPRWIGDTNFMPILSDTKVIPEHLQATYNKLINELKNLKS is encoded by the coding sequence TTGAAAATATTATGGGCACCTTGGAGAGTTGAATTCATAACTGAAAAAAAGAATATATGTATTTTTTGTGAAATTTCAAAAGAAAAAGATAATTTTAAAAATTTAGTATTTGACAAAAGAAATTATGTTTTTGCAATGTTAAATAAATATCCATATAATTCTGGTCACATTATGATAGCGCCCTATAGACATGTAATAAATATAGAAGAATTAAATAATGAAGAATGGATGGAAATATTTCAAGTTATGAAAGATTGTTTAAAAATACTTAAGAAATTAATGTCTCCAGATGGATTTAATATTGGATTTAATATTGGAAAAGCTTCTGGTGCTGGTTATGAACACATTCATCTTCATATAGTTCCAAGATGGATTGGTGATACTAATTTTATGCCAATACTTTCTGATACTAAAGTAATTCCTGAACATCTTCAAGCAACTTATAATAAATTAATTAATGAATTAAAAAATTTAAAATCCTAA
- a CDS encoding transcription initiation factor IIB encodes MEKAYSKSNKNNQSDHEIMKCPNCGSTSFVSSYERGEYACTNCGLVVSERIIDRGPEWRAFTSEERDKRSRVGSPLSPTVHDKGLSTVIDWRDKDAMGRKIEPKKRIEILRWRKWQIRTRVHSSIDRNLAQAMSELDRISFQLGLPKSVKEEAAVIYRRAVEKGLVRGRSIESVMAAAIYAACRTQKVPRTLDEIAKYTKAGRKDVARCYRLLLREVSIRIPIADPIDFITRIGSALNLSGITQHRAAEIIRAAKKKGITAGKDPAGLAAAAIYVASLLENERRTQKEIAQAAQVTEVTVRNRYKELMRELNIEIPAQ; translated from the coding sequence ATGGAAAAAGCTTATTCTAAATCGAATAAAAATAATCAATCTGATCACGAAATTATGAAATGCCCTAATTGTGGAAGTACGTCTTTCGTAAGTAGTTATGAAAGAGGAGAATATGCATGTACTAATTGTGGACTTGTTGTATCTGAAAGAATTATAGATAGAGGACCTGAATGGAGGGCCTTTACATCAGAAGAGAGAGATAAAAGAAGTAGAGTTGGATCTCCACTTTCACCTACAGTTCATGATAAAGGATTATCTACTGTAATAGATTGGAGAGATAAAGATGCTATGGGAAGAAAAATTGAACCAAAGAAGAGAATAGAAATACTTAGATGGAGAAAATGGCAAATAAGAACACGTGTTCATAGTTCTATTGATAGAAATCTTGCACAAGCCATGAGTGAATTAGATAGAATAAGTTTTCAATTAGGTCTTCCTAAAAGTGTAAAAGAAGAAGCTGCTGTTATTTATAGAAGAGCTGTTGAAAAAGGTTTGGTTAGAGGTAGATCTATAGAATCTGTTATGGCAGCTGCAATATATGCTGCTTGTAGAACTCAAAAAGTTCCAAGAACTTTAGATGAAATTGCAAAATATACTAAAGCTGGAAGAAAAGATGTTGCAAGATGTTATAGATTATTATTAAGAGAAGTAAGCATTAGAATACCTATAGCTGATCCTATTGATTTTATTACAAGAATAGGAAGTGCTTTGAACTTAAGTGGAATAACTCAACATAGAGCAGCTGAAATAATTCGTGCTGCAAAGAAGAAAGGAATTACTGCAGGAAAAGACCCTGCTGGTTTAGCAGCAGCTGCAATTTATGTTGCTTCATTATTGGAAAATGAGAGAAGAACACAAAAAGAAATAGCTCAAGCAGCACAAGTTACTGAAGTAACTGTTAGAAATAGGTATAAAGAATTAATGAGAGAATTAAATATAGAAATACCTGCACAATGA
- a CDS encoding adenosine-specific kinase: protein MELKTIKVKIPKDSNIIIGQAHFIKSIEDLYEAIMTTIPKAKFGIAFCEASGQCLIRYEGNDNELIEAAIEACKEIGAGHTFVIYIKEAYPINVLNVIKNVQEVCTIFCATANPLEVIIAETEQGRGILGVIDGSSPKGVEGDLDKEKRIKFLRQIGYKK from the coding sequence GTGGAATTAAAAACAATTAAAGTAAAAATTCCTAAGGATTCAAATATAATAATTGGACAGGCACATTTTATTAAAAGTATTGAAGACTTATATGAAGCAATAATGACAACAATTCCTAAAGCAAAATTTGGAATAGCTTTTTGTGAAGCTTCAGGTCAATGCTTAATAAGATATGAAGGAAATGATAATGAACTTATTGAAGCAGCTATAGAAGCTTGTAAAGAAATAGGTGCAGGCCATACATTTGTAATTTATATAAAAGAAGCTTATCCAATAAATGTTCTTAATGTTATAAAAAATGTACAAGAAGTATGTACAATTTTCTGTGCTACAGCAAATCCATTAGAAGTAATAATTGCTGAGACTGAACAAGGTAGAGGAATATTAGGAGTAATAGATGGAAGCTCGCCTAAAGGTGTAGAAGGAGATTTAGATAAAGAAAAACGAATAAAATTCTTAAGACAGATAGGATACAAAAAATAA